CCCGATCGTGTAGTACTTCCAGCCACTATCCCTCATCACACTGGGCTCGTACAGGTTGCGTCCGTCGAATATAACCGTGTCGTTGAGGGCTTCCTTCACCTGCTCGAAGTCGGGACTGCGGAACTCCTTCCATTCAGTCAGGATCACCAACGCATCGGCGTTTCGGAGCGCCACGTCGCGCTCTTTCGCAAAGGTCACATGCTCGTAGTCGTCGGGGCCGAGGTCTTCCGCCAGGCGCCGACGGGCTTCGTCAAGGGCAACGGGGTCGTACACGTTGACCGACGCTCCACCGCGAATCAATGCTGCAATCAGTTGCCGGCTGGTTGCCGCTCGCATGTCGTCAGTGTTCGGCTTGAAGGCAAGCCCCCAAATGGCAAAGCGTTTGCCATTAAGTGCGTTATTGAAGTGCTGTTTGATCTTGTCAAACAGTACCGTCTTTTGCAGTGTGTTCACATACTCGACCGAAGCCAGAATGTTCAACTCCATGCCGTTTTCGTTGGCGGTATGCATCAGCGCCTGCACGTCTTTCGGAAAACAGGAGCCACCGTATCCGCAGCCAGCGTACAGGAAGCTGTAACCGATGCGTGGATCAGAACCGATGCCGCGCCGGACATGTTCGATATCCGCGCCGACGCGATCCGCCAGGTTCGCGAGTTCATTGATGAAGGAAATCCGTGTGGCGAGCATTGCATTGGCCGCGTATTTGGTGAACTCGGCCGATCGCACATCCATGCACAGGGTGCGTTGATGATTGCGGTTAAACGGTGCGTAAAGCTGTTCCATCAGGCTCTTCGCGCGCAGCCCTGGGACGTCGGAATCGTATCCCAGGACGATTCGATCTGGTCGCATGAAGTCCTCTACAGCAGCGCCTTCTTTGAGAAACTCCGGATTTGAAACCACGGCGAACTGTGCATCGTGGCCGCGTGCCGCCAATTCCTCCGAGATCGCATCACGCACCTTGTCCGCGGTACCCACTGGCACGGTCGACTTATCTACAATGACCTTGAACGAGTCCATGTGCTGGCCGATGCTGCGTGCAGCAGCAAGCACGTACTTCAAGTCTGCGGAGCCGTCCTCATCCGGCGGGGTTCCGACCGCGATGAACTGGATATCGCCGTGTGCAACCCCTTTCGCGATGTCAATGGAAAACGTCAGACGACCGGCGTCGCGATTACGCACGATCACTTCCGATAGACCAGGTTCGTAGATGGGTACACCGCCGCTGTTTAGCTCTTCGATCTTCGCTGCATCAATATCGAGACACAGCACATCATTGCCCAACTCCGCGAGGCATGCTCCGGTGACAAGACCGACATAACCTGTTCCGACGATAGTGACTTTCATGGATTCTGGTGCGCGTGGAAAGTGGAAATATTCTGCGAGTCGGCATGTAAATGCTAGCCTGATCGGCTTGTCCGAAGGCATAAGGGTCCGACGAGCTCGCATCGTTACTCAACGAAACCTGTTTGGGGAATACCTGGCGCAAGGCGACAATGTAATTTCTCTTTTCGTCAAGGTTTGATCGACATGTCGAGCCCGGCGGGAGCGAAACGAGCGTATCTGCTTCGCTAGTTGGAAACCGACGATTGGAGAGGCCTGGTGAATGGCGCGCCGTTTGTGGAGAGGGCGCCTCTAAGAAGACGTCGGATAACGTCCCAAGATTGTCGGACAGAGCCAAATCTCGCAACGTATCCTTCTTAGAATGTGCACGGCTATTCGACGAGCGGGAAGTATGCGTGCGATAACTATCTCGAAGACGTACCGGCACAGGGCACGCGCGTTGATCGGTGCTTTCACACGCAATCTGTCATGAGTTCCTCTCTAGTAACAACGTTCTTCTCGATCATTTTCTGCTGAATGGCCATGCTTCCAACCCTTATGTTCTTGAATGTCGTCGATGTAACACCACTGGTAGCCATCGACCTTATCATCGAGAACGAGATGGGCGGTTATCTTCTCGGGCGCCGCGTTAACAAACCCGCTCAAGGCTTCTGGTTTGTCCCAGGCGGTCGCATTCGCAAGAACGAGCGCCTTGACGACGCCTTTCACCGGATCGCAAGCGAGGAACTTGGTCGAACCGACCTTAGACGGGCCGATGCCGACCTTCTTGGCGTGTACGAGCATTTGTACGAGGACAATTTTAGTGGTCAATCCGGTATCTCGACTCATTACGTTGTACTCGGGTACAAGCTGCGGGGCACTATTGAACTTGCGAGCCTGCCGGACCTGCAACACACAGCGTACCGTTGGGCCACGAAGGAAGAGATCACGACCGATGCGGAGGTTCATCTGAACACGCAAGTTTATTTCGGTGGTCCCGCGCTACGGTGCGGAGACCGCTTTTCAATATGATATGGACGCCCTCCTCGGATCCGGGGGCGACTGTTTCGTCGAGCGGGCGAATTCGTTGGCAGAAGAGTTAGCCGACGCATGCACACGGCGGTGAATCCCAGATTTATTGTGTCCGCTAACGTCAGAGTCTGGTTGATATCTGCCAGCCTGGCTCCAGGCGCGCCGGTGGTCGCTCATACTTCCATTCTCAATTGACCTCGGTGAGTGCTTCTGTGCCTTCGAAATCTCATCTTTCCTGCCTGCCCAATACGTGGGCTCTTTTCTGATCCATCGTCGAAATGTCGGGCGGGGGCGGACAACGCGCATCGTGAAATATGCGTGTAGTCAGATGTTTGAACCTGCGGACAACAAGACCGATTTGTTGTCGGAAAGCAAAAGTCTACGAAATGCCCGCACACCGGCCGATAGTCGGTTGAGATGGAGGAAAAAAGAGAATAGTTCGAGAGACCAAGGCGAGGTATTTTCTCGGCGCGCACTGGAACCCTCTAACTGGCGTTAGTGGCCAGTGAATTGGAGGCGAGGCCCACTTCAACGGAAGGGATGGCGAACCCCGGGCGCCGGTCGTCAAGGAATGACACGAACACCGCAAAGGGTTAAAGCGTACTGGTAGCGCACAGGACTCACAGGGGCGGAATTAATTGGAAACGGGATTGGTAAGCGGGGGAATGATCGATGACGGAGAATGAACTCATCCAGGAGTCGGCCGCGCTGCGTGGTCAAGGCAAATATCGGGAAGCGATCGACCTCATCGAGGTGAACCTTCCGAACATCGAGGGGGACATCCGACGCAATGCCCAACTCGAGGCATTCCGGGCCGCAGTAGAAGCCGGGGATGCCGAAACGGCGCACGAGTATGCGACAACGATTGCGGCCGAAGAACCGGCTCGGCCGAGCATCCTAACCGTTGTGCTGACCAACGGCGTATTAGGGTGGCCGATCAGGCCGGAAACGGTGACACAAGGCGGCCACGCCTAAGTGAACCGCAACCGCGGCGCGTCATGGAGGCAAACGCTGGACGGCCGTGTGGCGTCTCACCGCGCAGTGCGCGAGATGAAGGGCGACGCTTACGCTGCATTTTATCCCCGGCTACGACACGTCGTCGCTGCCGTCGGTATCCCTGTCCAACACCTACTTGCTAGCTCAGTGGCGTGGCTTGGCCGTCGAGTAATTGCAGGGGGATCATCGGCGATGAGAGAGTGGACAGGGGCAGCTTGAAGCGCTCGCAATCGCGTACGTTATTTCAAGGAGATAAAAAGAAGCCCGCCGCACGAGGTGTCGGCGGGCAAAAAGAATCGAGGGGTGTCGTCGGACCGGGATAACCCCTCGAATCGGCCAGTCGCCAGTATCGAGCGGTAAGAATGGCGCGGCGCACAAATGGCGGTGAGAGTTAAGATTTTGTCCGAATCGGGCATTCGCTGCTATTGCGCGGGCTGAGTGCAAGCCGGCTGGTAGTCACGCACAGCGATGATCAGCGAGTGGCTCGCATGTGAAAAGCTGTGGCGAACCATCCGAAGTGAGTGCCCGACTCTGCAAGCTGATCGGTCGGCGGTGGACGTTTAGTGAGGGAAAAAATAGTCGGCAGATTGAGGCCGGCGGGCTGAACAGGTCCTTTGAGAGGAGGGATTGGGCAGAGATTGGTATAAGCGGGAGAAATTTAGGCATATTTTGGAGAGTACAAGGCATAGATCCAGTCTTGAAGACTCACCTCTGATCCCTTCGCATAGAGTTGAGAAATGGGGTATTCCGCCAACATGTTAGCTTTTTCCGTCAGTGGCATTCCGCCATGCAGTAATCTGGATATGATGCACTGCAATCTAAATAGTTTTTTCCCGCGCTGTCACGAATCGTGGAAACTATTGCGACAGACATTTAAATATCCTTTGCTGATCAACGTAAAATCGGTAATTTCGGAGCGTAGTAAATCGGCACATCGTACTGAAATAAACCAATACGATCGTCGTAATTAATTTGGTATGCTTATTTATTGGCTCGGTAAATTAGCCCGACATACGAGGGAGATTCTTATGACGCGATCCTGCCATAGGGCTTTGTGAAAGCGCGTGGGATGAAAAGAGAGGCATCGTCCAGAATTAGCGAAAAACAACACGAGGCGGCTGAACTGAACGTGGCGTGATGTATTAGCGAGTGGGCTGGCGATGGATACGTCGGGTATCAATCATCAAGATAGGCTGGTAATCGCTGCGATCGCGACGGGTTGGTCGACAGCAGCGCGAACTGATACAAGCAATTAAAAATATGACTCAGAATTTGCGCGGACAACGTCTCCGATCGGCACCGCGCGTGCTTGCGCTTGCTGCGGCTTTAGCGTTCTCCGCTTCGGCGGAGGCGACGGACCCTGCACTCAATGCGCTCGGGCAGGCTGGTGGTTTGGTGATTCCCTATGCGTTTGCACTGCCGGAAGAGACGGTGGAGGCGCAGTACAACAACTACATCGATCCGCGCTACGGAAAGCAGGCGACGGGTTCGCAGGTTTACTGGGGCGCTGTGGGTTTGTTGCCCTACGTGGAATTGTCTGCTGGGCTAGCAAACTATCCGGCTATCGTGCACGTTCCGTTTTCGAATGAGGATCGCACTGTTCTTCGTCATCTGATGGCGGACGTTAAAGTAGAAGTGCCGAAGTTCTTCAAGTACCAACCGAGCATTGCGTTCGGTGTGACGGATGTCAGCGGCCAGACACATTTCTTCCGTTCGAAATACGGCGTGGTGTCGCAAGCCTTTGGACCGGTGACGTTGACCGCCGGTTATGGCCAGGGCGATCGCCTCGATGGTTTGTTCGGCGGCGCGCAGGTCTCGCTGTGGAACACGGGTTTGTCGCTGCTTGCAGAAGACGATTCGAAGACGCCCTATGCCGGCGTGCGCTATCAGTCTCCGCGGATTAGCTGGCTAGCCGATGCGAACGTGATTGGTACGTTCATGCGTTCGATTCGCTCGACGGATGGTGTGTCGCCGCGCACGTCGTTCTCAGTGGGCATTCAGATTCCGCTGGGCAAACGCTTTAGCAGTGCGCGTTGTGCAGACGGTTTGTGCGCGGGCCCGCAAGTGCCGGTCGCGCAGACTGCGGACGCCGACGATGACGGTCCGATTCGCCTCGCGAGCCTGCAACCGGTGGACATGCGTGCCGCTACCGCTAACACCAACCCGCTGGCCGCAGCGCCGATTACGTATGTGCCGCCGCTGCAGTCGTATGCGTCTGTGATGTTGAGTGATGTGACGGCGGCCAAATCGTCGGATGCGCAATCACCCACCATTCCGGAAGTGCTGGACACCTCCGCGCTTGACGAAATCGCCGCGCAACTCTTTGCAGCCGGCCTCGAGCGTGTGCGTGTCGGGATGAGCGGTCGCGATCTGGTGGTTGAGTACGAGAACCACCGATACAACCAGAACGAAGCCGACGCGCTCGGCATTGTGCTTGGGGTGGCGAGTGTGAATGCACCGCACGGCACGGACAAGATTCATGTGGTGATCAAGAAGGCCAATGAGCCGTTAGGCGAAGTCATTGTCGATCGCGATGCGTTTGCGCAGTTCGTTGCGGGTGGTGCGCCGACGGCTGCAAGCGCGTCAATGACGATGCGCACGCGTCCGACTTACGACGCGGATTCGATCGCATGGCATGGCAACGAGCACACGCATGGACTGACGCGGATTCAGATCGAACCGATCGTCAGTTACCTGTACGGAACCGAGTACGGCAACTTCGACATTTCGCTCGGCGCCAACATTGAAGGGTTCGTGCCGCTGTGGCGTGGCGCGGAGTTGTACGCCAGTTATATCGCACCGATCTACAACACGAAGAACATGGACGACGGCCGCGTATTCAGCAATTACCGCTTGCGCGGCGGCCTGAATGCAGTCGCGTTGGCACAAAGCTTCTGGATCGTGCCGCAAGTGTTCAACGTGGCATCGGTCGGGAAGTTTGATTACTCGTATGTCGGCGTGCAAAACGAAACAACCGTGTTCGTGCCGGGGCGCCCCGATCTGATTCGCTTGCGGCTTGCCTATTTGCACCATGAGCCGGGCCATGACGAATTGCCGAGTGAGAAGAATGCCGAGTTGACTTACCGCTGGGTGCAGCCGTCCTGGAAGTTGTGGATCGAAGCGGGCGTGGCGCGCTTTGTGGGTGGAGACAAAGGGCCGGTCGCGACACTGACGCGCTGGTTCGACGATGTTTCGGTGAGCGTGCATGGCGAGCATAGCGGGCAGGGCACGTTTGTGGGCGCCGCAATCAGCTTCCCGCTGACGTTGCGTCAGGGGATGAAGCCGGGGATCAGTCAGGTGTACGGCTCTGAAGAGTTTGGGCTTGATTTCCGCACGCGAGTGGGATCGACGAATTATCTGACGACCAATGCGACGGAGAACATGACGTTCCCGTATAGCACACAGCAGTACTTGCTGAATCAGGGCCGTTTTAGCGGTGAGTACTTCTCCACTCAGCTCTACCGGATGCGTGATGCGTATCTGCGTTACGGGCGGCCTGGTAGTGACGAAACAAAGCCGAAGTCGCAAGTGAGTGTGCCTGCTGTATCCACGGGCGCGGCGCTTTCACATGGCGTCTGCGGAAACGGTTTGCAGGGTGTAAGCGACGGACGGGCGATGGTGCCGGTCAATTGTGAATGACTTTCTTTGGAGATAGGCGATGAAGCTTCTAAACGGCGCTATGCAGCGCGCGCTGCAGTTCGGATCGATAGTGCTTGCGACCAGTGCGCTGGTTGCATGCGGTGGCAGCGGGGACTCGCCGGGCGCGACGGTGAGCGGTACGGCTGCGGTGGGCGCAGCGATGGCAAACGCAAGCATTGTCCTGACTTGCAAGAACGGTACGGGGAGTGCAACGGCTAACGCAAACGGCGTGTATTCTGCGACTTTTAAGTTTGACGGACCGTGTGCGATCACTGCGTCGAGCGGCGCCACCGCGCTCCATTCGTTTGCGGTCAGCGCGGGCACTTACAACGTGACGCCCTTGACCGAATTGCTTTTGAGCTATCTGGCCGGGCAGCTCGGAACCACCGTTAGCGGATTGCTGTCGGGAATCTCGAGCAACACAGCGTTTCAGAGTGCGCTGTCCAACAGCACGGTAATCGCGAACGCAGAGGCGGCAGTCGCCCAGTTGATCAAGACCCGGTACGGGATCACGCTTTCGTCATCTTCGTTCTTGACGGTTTCGTTCACGCCAGGGCAGCCCGGCGCGGATGCGGATTTGGACACTTTGCTGACCGCTGGCGCGATTACCGCGAATGGTCAGCCAGCGGCGTCGTTGACAGCCGCTGCGACAGCGGCGGGGGCGGCAGCGCCGATCTCCGGCGGGGGTAACAGCGGTGGAGCAACGGGTGGGACGGGCGGCACCGGTGGCACGGGAACCACAACGAAATAGCTTTCACGCGCGGAAGCAGAGAATCGGGCTGCCGGACCGGTTCAGGTCCTCAACGGAACTGGGCCGGCCGCTCGCTAAAGAACCTTTGTCCAATACGAAATCGCTCTAACAAGCCTGGAGGGTATTTGAGGCTTCGTATCGCGATGGTCTGGATTGGATAACGAGGGTCTTTGCGATTCTGCCGCCAATATCCATGAACGGAACTACAAGGGCTTGAGACGTGAAAGGCAACTATTCGTAGCCGAGCCTATGACTCAGAATGGGCGCGAAAAAGAGTGCTATCGCAGAGCCCGCTGCTTTACCCTCGAGCACCGCGGCCGCAGCAGCGGCCTGCATTCCGTACATGTGCGTGGATAGATCAAATAGCTGAGGTAGGCAGTAGAACGCTGCGATCACAATGCAATAACCTTGCGTGACCGATATGCGCCAGCCTTTCTCGAAAGCGACAGCAGCGGCGACAACGCGCAGAACGCCGAACAATACAAGCGCACCCACAGCAGCCTGTTCGCGGAGCAAATACTCTGGAATAAACTCGCCCATAACTTCCCGTTCACCTGGAACGTTAAACCACCAGAACCATCTGAAATTGAAAGCCGCCAATTCGAACGTTGCCATCGAATGCCGGCCGCTCAGGACAATCAGTCTTCGGAATTCAGAAATGAGTTGACCGGTTTTGATGTTATCGAAACCGTCCCGGGACAATGAAAGCACGGCTGAATGAACCACTATATTGGCCGATATAGTCAAGCGCTACGTTCAGTAAAACGGGCGCGCGTTATCCGTGCGCGGCCCTGCTTTTCAATATCTACGGTCGTGTTGGCCGTGTCTGCTTTGACTGTCAACGCGACTGCGAAGGGACTCATTCGTCTCGGCAGACTGTCACGGGTAGTAATTGGCGAGGGCAATCTGTGGCGTCCGCTTGGATTAGGGGCTGCCGCAGTGCTCCCCGGAATGGGCTGGTGCCGGTGATCCGGCACCTGTGCTTGAGGCCTTCTACAGTGCCACTTCGTTGCGCATCCGATAGTCCGTCGGTGTCGTCGCCAGATATTTTCTGAAGAGTTTCGACAACTGCCCGCCGCTGCTGATACCACAGCGGCGCGCGATCTTGTCGACTGGCAAACGCGATTCAATGAGCATCCGACAACTCATGTTTAATCGTGCACGGAGTAGATAGTCGGAGGGCGTCATGCCGATCTCGCTCTTGAAACGGCGCAGGAAGTTGCGCTCGCTCATCGCCGCGACCTGCGCAGCATCGTCGATCGAGATGGCACGATCGACGTTCGCTTCCAGCCAGCGCGCCGACGCCAGAATCTTCTCGCTGATTTGCGGCGCCGCGCCAAGCGTGACCGACGAGGTGAACGGTGCATTGGATTGGGGCGCGATCGACTCTGCAACCTGCTGCGCCAAATCGGCCCCGAGATCCTCCTCGACGATGCGTAACGCCGTGGATACGGCGCCCGGCGCTTCCGTCAGCGACTTCGCCGGATACAGGCCGTGCGCTTCGTTGCCGCCATAGAGAAGCGGGCAGTAGCGACTGGGCAGCCCGGCCGCTTGCAGCAGCAACAGGCCTTCTGCGATCGGATGCACGATCTCGCTGAACGGATGCCTGCGGCGTAGCCAGTTGCTCAACCGCTCGTCGCGGCACGCCTGCTGTACGCCCGCACCGCCGGCGATGAACAACAGATGTGTCTGGTTCGTGCCTCGGTGCGACTGGACGTCGTCGGTCCAGACAAATACCGATGACGAACTGGCGATGCGCCCGCCCGCGGCGGAAAGCAGCGAGACGTCGTAGCGTGCACTGCCAGATCGCTGCGCGGCGACGAGCGAGTTTGCCTTCTGGAAGATTTCGATGATTGCTGCGACCGTAGGCAGTGCAAATCCGTTGAACAGCGCGATGTCGATGCGAGTCAAAGCGTTCGTTTGCATCGGCGCGGCACTTTGCCGCGAGATGCGCGGCAGAGTATGTACCAAATCCATTTAGTTTTCCCCGGAAATATGTGGTCTGCAAAGTCTTCTCCCCAAGACTCTGTCTTTTTCTTATTGGATCATCCTATACATATGATTCTCTTACCAGTATTTAATGGCCGAATTAGCCAATACATTGGCTGTTGAGGACACTGAGCGGCGAGATAGTTGGTAGCCTTGCTGGGGTTGTGATTTTAACCGGTGAATTGGCAATATTTCATATGCGTAGTGCATATATCACCAAATTGAGACGGAATGTATAGCGGATCTGTTTTATATTTATATGTGGTAGCCAATAATTGTTTGTCAAAATCGCTGAATTGACCATTGCAAGCGAAACATCTCGTAAGTAATTCTATTTGGAGCCATGTCGACCCAACCTGGTGCATTCGCTATATCGCGTCGTAGGCTTTTACAAAACACCACTGCCGACGCCGGTAAAGTAGACGCCTCAGGCCATTCGCGGGGCGACGTCCAGCTGCTTGGTCGTTTCGGACAGAAGTTTTCCGAAAAACGCCTCAAAACGGTGCGACACACGGGAAGATGTAAAATTTTGGTCGGTCGCTCAGAATACGCGCTTGCAAAGGCGCGCCACGCGTGTCGTTGCCCGGCTACGCCGTATGGCAGCGACCGTGTGCCGATTTCGAAGGTACTGCGTCACGATACATCCAGGGATAGGGTGCATCTGCACGTTAACTCAGTGCGATACCTCGCGAGCCGACTCTACTTTGCCGTCACGCCGGAATCTAACGATCAGGGTTCGTGGGACTTGGCGTCGTTCGGGCCGCGGGCTTTGAACGTGCCGATCGCCTTGCGGATTGGTCAATACTCTGGAGCAACACCAGCGGCCGAATGGTGGCTTTTTTGGCGTATGTGGTCTGCTGCCGTTCAGCAGGCGTTCGTTTGCGATGCGGCCGGATTTTCACGAAAGGCGTTTCCCGCCGACTTGCGCACGGGGAACGCTTGTGTCATGTGATGTTTAAGTCGTTTGCCGCACTGGCATCGTTGCGGGCGAGGGTGCGGGGATAAAAAATTTTTAGCAAACGATTGCGCGTGAACCTAAATAAGCTCTGCGCGCGACCGTTAACGGATTCATGCACAAACAAGACATTCAGACAATTGTTTCCGCGGCTCGCGAAACGGCCGATTCGATCGTCGGTGCGCGCGAGTGGAAGACGGCCGAAGATGCCAGCGCGATGCGCGATGTGATCTTTTGGGACATGCTTGCCAAGCGGCTCCCTAACACGAACATTGCTGATCTGCTGTCAATGTTCGATTAGACGACATCGTCGACAGGGCTCAAGCGAGACATCTCCACAGCTTGCGGCACAATTGGCCGCGTGGCTCGCGATTGCGGGCGTACTCGATGTCCGTCGATTAGCGTCCGGCGCTTCACGATGACTACTGGTCGCCAAAACCAACCAGGGAAAATATCTTGACGACTGTTCCTGGTTTCGGTTGACGCCCACCTTGTTGCTGAATGAAGACTTGCATTGCGCGCGCCATCTCTTGACTTGAAAGTTTGCGATAGGCGCAAATGTTGTACGTGACGCCGTGCTCCCGGTCTTTGATGAAATTGTCTATGTTCGGTAACTGCATGCGTTCCTCGAAAGCGTCTTGCGTTTCTCCCGCCGAAACTGATCGTCCATCGCCGTGGACGGCAGTCGCAATCGTTGACTGTCCAGAGTGTGTGCCGATCTGATCATCTCGTTTCCTGAGCGACAGTATCTCTGGTGTTTCGCGAACCTCCACACGAGTAGTTCCCGACGTCATCCATACCGCCTGGTACAGAAGAGGTCCACGAAAAAAAACCTGCCGCCCAAGGGAGCGGCAGGTTAAAAGATCGAGGGGTGGGGTTGCCTCAGAGAAGCCCCCTCGAAAGACCGAAGCGGAGCTTATTCGAACGGAACATGTGGCGGACGCAAGCGGCGGAATTGGTCAACATGTTGACCGAACATGGCATGAGAGCAGACCCGTCCTGAAGAGAGGGGGCCAAATGCTCCCTCCTCAGGGCTAAACGTCGGGGTTCTGTGGCAGAGAGGCGGTCCGTGATGATGTGCGGAACACGTTGAACGGCTGAAAGCTCGATGAGGACATTGAATCCCGCACCGGTCCGAGTGGACAAACGCCTGCGTTATCCCTTCGACGTGCTCCTGACTCGTTTGGCCTATCCGCTGAGCCTGCGGCACCCCGAAGACATGATGACTGAGCGCGGCGTTTCGGTCGATCACGCCCCGAAGGAGGTGCCCTTGGTGGATTCGACGGTGCATCGCTGGGCCATCAAGCTGTTGCCGGCGCTGGAGAAAGCGTTTCGCCGCCGCGAGCGGCCGGTTGGCGAGAGCTGGCGGACGGGCGAGACGTACACTCGCCACGGTTCATTTGTCTTCACGAGCAACGTCGATGGTCATTTCCGGAGAGCCGGTTTCGACTAAGAGCGGTTCG
The Paraburkholderia sp. BL23I1N1 DNA segment above includes these coding regions:
- a CDS encoding UDP-glucose/GDP-mannose dehydrogenase family protein — its product is MKVTIVGTGYVGLVTGACLAELGNDVLCLDIDAAKIEELNSGGVPIYEPGLSEVIVRNRDAGRLTFSIDIAKGVAHGDIQFIAVGTPPDEDGSADLKYVLAAARSIGQHMDSFKVIVDKSTVPVGTADKVRDAISEELAARGHDAQFAVVSNPEFLKEGAAVEDFMRPDRIVLGYDSDVPGLRAKSLMEQLYAPFNRNHQRTLCMDVRSAEFTKYAANAMLATRISFINELANLADRVGADIEHVRRGIGSDPRIGYSFLYAGCGYGGSCFPKDVQALMHTANENGMELNILASVEYVNTLQKTVLFDKIKQHFNNALNGKRFAIWGLAFKPNTDDMRAATSRQLIAALIRGGASVNVYDPVALDEARRRLAEDLGPDDYEHVTFAKERDVALRNADALVILTEWKEFRSPDFEQVKEALNDTVIFDGRNLYEPSVMRDSGWKYYTIGRDAAHSTSW
- a CDS encoding GDP-mannose mannosyl hydrolase, producing MLPTLMFLNVVDVTPLVAIDLIIENEMGGYLLGRRVNKPAQGFWFVPGGRIRKNERLDDAFHRIASEELGRTDLRRADADLLGVYEHLYEDNFSGQSGISTHYVVLGYKLRGTIELASLPDLQHTAYRWATKEEITTDAEVHLNTQVYFGGPALRCGDRFSI
- a CDS encoding YjbH domain-containing protein, producing MTQNLRGQRLRSAPRVLALAAALAFSASAEATDPALNALGQAGGLVIPYAFALPEETVEAQYNNYIDPRYGKQATGSQVYWGAVGLLPYVELSAGLANYPAIVHVPFSNEDRTVLRHLMADVKVEVPKFFKYQPSIAFGVTDVSGQTHFFRSKYGVVSQAFGPVTLTAGYGQGDRLDGLFGGAQVSLWNTGLSLLAEDDSKTPYAGVRYQSPRISWLADANVIGTFMRSIRSTDGVSPRTSFSVGIQIPLGKRFSSARCADGLCAGPQVPVAQTADADDDGPIRLASLQPVDMRAATANTNPLAAAPITYVPPLQSYASVMLSDVTAAKSSDAQSPTIPEVLDTSALDEIAAQLFAAGLERVRVGMSGRDLVVEYENHRYNQNEADALGIVLGVASVNAPHGTDKIHVVIKKANEPLGEVIVDRDAFAQFVAGGAPTAASASMTMRTRPTYDADSIAWHGNEHTHGLTRIQIEPIVSYLYGTEYGNFDISLGANIEGFVPLWRGAELYASYIAPIYNTKNMDDGRVFSNYRLRGGLNAVALAQSFWIVPQVFNVASVGKFDYSYVGVQNETTVFVPGRPDLIRLRLAYLHHEPGHDELPSEKNAELTYRWVQPSWKLWIEAGVARFVGGDKGPVATLTRWFDDVSVSVHGEHSGQGTFVGAAISFPLTLRQGMKPGISQVYGSEEFGLDFRTRVGSTNYLTTNATENMTFPYSTQQYLLNQGRFSGEYFSTQLYRMRDAYLRYGRPGSDETKPKSQVSVPAVSTGAALSHGVCGNGLQGVSDGRAMVPVNCE
- a CDS encoding carboxypeptidase regulatory-like domain-containing protein: MKLLNGAMQRALQFGSIVLATSALVACGGSGDSPGATVSGTAAVGAAMANASIVLTCKNGTGSATANANGVYSATFKFDGPCAITASSGATALHSFAVSAGTYNVTPLTELLLSYLAGQLGTTVSGLLSGISSNTAFQSALSNSTVIANAEAAVAQLIKTRYGITLSSSSFLTVSFTPGQPGADADLDTLLTAGAITANGQPAASLTAAATAAGAAAPISGGGNSGGATGGTGGTGGTGTTTK
- a CDS encoding GlxA family transcriptional regulator; this encodes MDLVHTLPRISRQSAAPMQTNALTRIDIALFNGFALPTVAAIIEIFQKANSLVAAQRSGSARYDVSLLSAAGGRIASSSSVFVWTDDVQSHRGTNQTHLLFIAGGAGVQQACRDERLSNWLRRRHPFSEIVHPIAEGLLLLQAAGLPSRYCPLLYGGNEAHGLYPAKSLTEAPGAVSTALRIVEEDLGADLAQQVAESIAPQSNAPFTSSVTLGAAPQISEKILASARWLEANVDRAISIDDAAQVAAMSERNFLRRFKSEIGMTPSDYLLRARLNMSCRMLIESRLPVDKIARRCGISSGGQLSKLFRKYLATTPTDYRMRNEVAL